The genomic region aactctgctggggttgctaggtgacgggcgcaactctgctggggttgctaggtgacgggcggaactctgctggggttgctaggtgatgggctggGTTTGGCTGGAGTGATTGCTGTGAcgtttttgaaatgactcaacttccaaacaaaaaaaacattattgccAAAAACTGACGAGGTGGTTTGTTTTTCAAGCTGTTTTCAGAAGCGGTAGAGACCcgaatggaagtataaaaacattcaaaatgtgttatttataaaaaccagatgcttgttgttgtttaccTGGAATCCCTTGGAAGTGATCATGATGACCAACTCGAAGGCCTCGCCCTTGGAGAACGGCATCCTGCGGATCTTCTCCTCCGACATCCAGGATCCGTCTTTGCGGCTGTTGAAAACCACTTTGTCCCAGCCGTCGAATCGAGGGTTGAAGTGCAGGGCGACGTCGCTGGAGTCCGACTCTCCACACAGAAGGTTGATCCGAAACCTGGGAGAGACAGAACCGAGTTGACCGCAGCGTTTCCAACTTATCCTCACATCACGACCCAAGTCGATTTATTCTGagcaaaccaacacaaagtgttcAGAAGCATTTCAGATGTTTCTCAGAAACAAACACGATCATGAAGCAATTCCACAAACAGGAAGAACATTCCTGCCAAAAAACTCATgagttttgagattaatctgagatgttttctaaataaaaaaatgaaaaattctgAGCTTCGAAAgtgagaaaaaactgaaatttccaccttttttaagaatatttttcagattactctaaaaattttaggtttttttctagcaaatgtttcttttttttctaactcaGAATTTTCCAAGtttgtttctagaaaatttctaagattaatctcaaaatttcactttttgttttttaatttcaaaaaatgtctgatttttcaAGCTCAGGAATTTCCAgggtttttcttgaaaattaatttcaaaatgtctgaacTTTTCTATcagattttcaacttttcatgTTGAGAAATTTCTATGAACGTTTTCCATAGAAATTAATTTCTATGGAAATTAATTTCTATGGAAAACGTTCTAGTTTTCAAAGATTAACCTAAAatacttggattttttttgttgctaatgtAAAATTTTTGCCATCAgcaaatttccaagtttttttctagaaattttttgAGACcaatagaaaaagttttttgtggaaatgtactccttttaTATTCTTTCTACATTGGCCTTCCATAAAAACACGCCCGAAGTCAGAGGTGACTGTAAAAAATGGAGATAAAAACCGAGCGGTGAGACGTCACACAAGTTTctctggagaaaataaaaaagctttaatgGATAAAAAAGCTTCAGATTcagtaaaaggttttaaaaactcACCTGGTGATGTTTTCAGGAACCGATCCCTGGATGTAGACGGACGCTCCGACCCGAACGCCGCCATGAATGGTACCGAGGTAAGGAATGCTCTGCAGCGcacaaaatgaaacaatcaGCAACTTTTACAGCTGAAAGGTGATTATTGAAGAAAACGACCATTAAAAAAGTCTAGGATGCAACTTGTGAGGTTAAAAAACGAAAAGCAGTTTGAGAGCGATGAAGTTTTACCATCCAACTAACTTTCACGATTTCTCAAAGCggaacctttaaaaacaaaaacaagattttcttaaattaatttactaaAATCCTTAAATAAGTGAGGATTTAATAAAGCAGGTTTAAAATGTGCAGATTAAAACCAATTAATTTAGATAAACCATCAGCTTTAGTAAAAAAATCCAACTCAAActcattttgattgtttttggtcACAAAAACTcagtaaaattaaagaaaaacatttaaattgtacGAGAatcacaactttattctcgtacaatttaatttttacatatttattttttacactctGTCATTCTTTGGTAATTAAAATACTtctgctgcctcagctttacTTGCTACATTAAAACCGaaccaagataaaaaaaaataaaacatctttttgaccgtttggtccagtcaaagtccggCGGCAGATACTCACGGGGTTGTAGACGGG from Poecilia reticulata strain Guanapo unplaced genomic scaffold, Guppy_female_1.0+MT scaffold_699, whole genome shotgun sequence harbors:
- the LOC103461167 gene encoding galectin-4-like, which encodes MTLVAPPGCQPVYNPSIPYLGTIHGGVRVGASVYIQGSVPENITRFRINLLCGESDSSDVALHFNPRFDGWDKVVFNSRKDGSWMSEEKIRRMPFSKGEAFELVIMITSKGFQVNNNKHL